Proteins from a genomic interval of Blastocatellia bacterium:
- a CDS encoding type II secretion system F family protein, protein MIALLVFITFVLFAIGIYMFFYKEQQEMAEKVDERLESLLRSEVGQKSEELQILREDIASQLSSFNRFVLKSSLGNRLYQLIEQADVNMRPMQVILLCIVLSAFTGIFLWYIRGSALVAFVIGAIASTVPILYLLQMRKKRLALFLEQLPDALDLVTRALRAGHAFTSALQTVATEMPDPIAKEFRRTSEETNLGMSLKASLEHLTERIPILDLKLAVTAILIQRETGGNLAEILENIADVIRERFKILGQVRVYTAQGRLTGWVIGLIPFGLMVYIYIVNPDYISVLFTHPMGKMMLIAGLISEALGVLVIRKIVRIKV, encoded by the coding sequence ATGATTGCATTACTGGTGTTCATTACTTTCGTCTTATTCGCCATCGGCATCTACATGTTCTTTTATAAAGAGCAGCAGGAGATGGCCGAAAAGGTGGATGAACGATTGGAGAGCCTGTTGCGCTCGGAGGTCGGTCAAAAAAGCGAAGAATTACAAATTCTGCGCGAAGACATCGCCTCGCAACTATCGAGCTTCAATCGGTTCGTTCTCAAATCGAGTCTGGGCAACCGGCTCTATCAGTTAATCGAGCAGGCTGATGTCAACATGCGGCCGATGCAGGTGATCCTTCTGTGTATTGTATTGTCGGCGTTCACAGGGATCTTCCTCTGGTATATTCGCGGTTCGGCACTGGTTGCGTTCGTCATCGGCGCCATCGCCTCGACCGTGCCGATATTGTATCTGCTTCAGATGCGCAAGAAGCGGCTGGCCTTGTTTCTTGAGCAGTTGCCCGATGCGCTCGATCTGGTCACGCGCGCCTTGCGCGCTGGGCATGCCTTCACCAGCGCCCTGCAAACCGTTGCGACAGAGATGCCAGACCCCATTGCGAAGGAATTTCGTCGAACGTCGGAAGAGACCAATCTGGGCATGAGCTTGAAAGCTTCGCTGGAGCATTTAACCGAGCGAATTCCTATACTGGATTTGAAACTCGCTGTGACCGCCATCTTGATTCAGCGCGAGACGGGCGGCAACCTGGCCGAGATTCTAGAGAACATCGCTGACGTCATTCGTGAACGATTCAAGATCTTGGGTCAAGTGCGTGTCTACACAGCGCAAGGGCGATTGACGGGCTGGGTGATCGGGTTGATTCCGTTTGGGCTGATGGTCTACATCTACATTGTCAATCCTGACTACATCAGCGTGCTGTTTACGCATCCCATGGGCAAGATGATGCTGATCGCCGGCCTGATTAGTGAGGCGTTAGGCGTGTTGGTCATCCGCAAGATCGTCAGGATTAAAGTTTAG